atggtaaaaattagctattcttaattaatttcaagAAAATACACTACAATAATAATGGAATTTAGTATTCAAgaataaattacattttcaaCTAGAGGTGTGGTACAGCCCTAAATCCatactataataaataattaataaaatttaatataataacttaaaatggataatttattttgaatttgcttttgtaatttttattaattttttaatcaagcAGTTGAGTGATGAAAAAATAACCAAGAAAGTGGAATTTCATGGTGAGAAATAGTgtggaaattaaaaaatatttaatctcttCATTATTGCTTATACCAATCACTTCATTGACAATCTTGAGATACCTCATTTGAAACCTCAAAATATTGAATCTCTTGATTGTTGTGGAATCAATGAAAATCTAAAGATGATTTcgaaagaggaagagaagaaggagaaagctAGAGTGAACaagttaaaaattcaaatatcacACTAAAAGATTCTGGATAATGGAGCCAATAATGAAGATTGGTATTTAACCAAACCAAAAACATGAGTCAATCGTATCTAACTTAACGAAATTCCAATAATCAAAGGATTAAGGGCCCAAGATCTCCAAATCTCTCTTCCTAGGTTGAATTAGACATTCACCAATCATATCCTTGAGTTTTTCATGCTGAACCATGACGTCAAGAACTCTATCCTCAAGCATTACTCCACTCCTCTTGAGCTTATCGCTTTCAgaatttttatttgagaaaaccAGTTCAGATAACCGATTCTTTTCTGCTTGTTTGCGATATTTGGTGCATTCAGGGGTGCCCTGGGCAAGAAGATGATAAGTAAAAACAACTTTCTTTTGTCCAAGTCTATATGCTCGGCAAATAGCTTGCCTTTCCACTGATGGATTCCAAACAACATCAAGAAGCACGACCCTTGAAGCTCCGATTAAGTTAATGCCTTCAGAAGATGCTTTTATAGAAGCAAGTAACACCTTTGCTCGGCTCTTTGCATCATTGAAACTATAAATGAGGGTCTGTTTCTGCTTTTGCTCAAGCCTTCCATACATATATAACACTTCCATCCCCACAGTCCAATTCAAGGCTGACGCCAGCTGGTCCTTGATTAAGTTTAAAGTATCAATGAATTGGCTGAAAACAAGGACTTTCTCATTTAATGCATCACATAGTCTTATAAACTCGATCAGGAACTTGGTTTTCACCCCTGCATAAGGGTTCAGTCGAATTTTTTCCAACCTATCCTTGTCAATAATAGATTCTTCTTTTTTTGACAAGGAGCAGCTGAGGAAAAGGGATGGATGGACTGAGACCAAGGCCAATTTGTGTTCAAAGTTTAGTACGTTTTGAGAGCATTCAATGCTCTCTAGAGTTTCTTGCTGCAAAATGTCTGGCTTCAGAACCAGCACACATTCTCTCAACCCAGGAAGGTTCTTCTCAAGAATGCTACCTTTGTGAACATGAACAAAGGGGTTCATCAACACTTTCAGCTGGTTTATTTTTACGTCAGCTGGATCTCCAGAACAAACAGGTTCCCAACTCATTTCTTTCGAAGCTTTCCTTCCTTGCATTAGTCTACTTTGGCAAAACTTCTTGAGTTCTTGTGGGATGTTCTCAGGAAAGGATGGTTTCATTAAGCACAAAATATTGTAAAGTTCCAAAAAGTTGTTCTGAAAAGGAGTCCCTGAGAGAAGAACTCGCTTCTGAGTTCTACTTTCAGAAAGAACCTTCCAAATATAACTATTATGGTTCCGAGGAGTGTGCCCTTCGTCAAGTACTAGCAAACCGGGATAGTCACGCAGAACCTTTCCCATTCCACTTTCAATGTACTCCCTTGTCTTTGCATGTTTCTTTTTCCCcaactttttattattcttatctTTTCCCCCACCACCACCTACAGATGTGGCCCCTGCTAGCTTCTCATACAAATTGTAGCTGATTAGTAGAATGCTCTTCTCTTTGTACCATGAACACAATTTCACCATCCGAATGGCATCCTTATTCTGCCTCTGGTTGCCAGACCAATCAACTTCATTGATGAGTTCTTCTTTCCCTGATAATTCAGCACTGTTCAAGTTATGGAATGGAATTCCTAGTTTCCACTTTCTTAGCTCGTCTTCCCAGGTAAGCAATATGCTGGAAGGAGCAATGATAATAGGTAGACACTTTGGAAACAATTGCAAATATGACTGAAGAAACACCATGGTCAACTTAGTCTTTCCTGTTCCAGGAGCATGAGAAATAATGCAGCCTCCTTCATTGCAAGGATGAACCTTCTTCAATTTGGCAAGGTCAATACTTCCTTCCAAGTTTTTCCAAATAAACTCAAACCCTTCTTGTTGATGAGGATACAAACTTTGTTTAATGTCAGGAATAAGGTCCCAAACAGTGCCTTCATTCTGAGACCAAATTGCCTCCGAGTCATCACCAGACTCATCAAACAGACCCCCTTCCAATACTGAGGTTTTCCCTTCACTGGATGACACCATTCTACCACCATATCTTTCAGAATCCACCTGTATTAAACACAACCCAAAAAATGACACGTACATCACTAATTTTTATCAACCTACACATTTCATACAGCATCACATCACATCAGAACAAAAACAAAGTACCAAAAACTTATTTAAGCCCTATGGTTTCCTCAGCAGCACTCAATCcctgttttctctttttcaaataaGAAAAAGCTCATAAATACTTAAGATAGTGCTGCATCATAGTTCAACGGATAATGACACATGTCAGCCTTTTTGCCTATGTTCATATGCGGCAATAACAAAGTCTACTTAACATCCAAAatgtaatgaaattaattttctataataatcATCACATCCAAACCGTACTTACAAATGGTGGCGTGATATATTTGATTTCAGTTTCGATCCAACCACACCATCTACAATATATCCCAATCTGCTCATCAAAAATAGTGTCATGCTTGCATTTCGAGGCTGGACCTTCTTCGTTTTCTGTTGCTTCCTTTGACATATTATTAACCTGAAAttaaaacatacaaagtttGTAACTAACTTTGGGTGTGTTTGCTTCGCATTATTGATCGTGAAAGCTATGTGAGAGTGAAATTTTGTTCAACTTGCATTGAAGTGTGAGAAATAAACAATCCAAACACACTTCTCCTCTCATAAATAACAGTTTGTTCCAACATATATGAATTCATGAAGAATTCAAGACCGAACTCAAATATTCAAAATCACATGCTATCACCTCACCACTAGCATTTTTCTAAAGCACCacaaatgtatataaaaatactaACTTAAAATTTAGGTTCTTAACAtcatttatatacttttctttAATCTTTCAGCTAGGAAAAGAGATTTACCTGGGTTCCAATTTCTTCAGCTCGAAGCAACATATCCATTTCAGCCCACAACGTATCTAACTCCTCTTGCTCTGAATTTTCAACAGGTTTTTCTGCGTTCACAACGCAACAATCCGAAGGGATTGGCTCCCGAGAAAGTAAAACATTATCCTTTTCATCCAACTTATCTGAATCATCCTTAACAGAATCATTCTTGCCCATAAAACATTCAgtaaaaattttataacatttgtttttcaatgtGGATGGCATCCTTGGTACATCATACAACTCATTGTCACCTGTTTCATCATCCACTGCCCCGACCTTCTTATGGTTATTACTATTAAACCAATATTTAAGTTCCCCTTCCTTGTCCTTTTCTATTGCAATTTTAGCCGAATCTCCTATCTTCTCTCGGTTTTTGGGACGAAAAGAAACACTTCTCAGACCTGTTCCTTTGTTTTGTtgattctcttttcttttaatatcaTCAATATCCACCGAGTCaacattgatatttttatttctcgCACTATTCTCGACAACAGTTGAATCTCCTGTCTGTTTCTGCAATGTCACACTTTGATAATCTTTATCACTTTTCTTCATATGCTCCTGTGCTTCAGAAGACATCAAACAATCTGAATTTTCCCCGTGAACCCCAAATAATTCAGAATCAGCAATGACACTTTGCACTCTCTTTGCTTCATGTTTATGTGCAGCATGTTGTCCTTCCTTCTTATAAATCTCAGATTTACTAGAGATCTCACTAGTACAATCAGCCATAATCCATAGCTCCTCCTCGTCTACCTGTTCATTACCTTCCCTTTTACGAATCCCACTGTTTTCGGCATCACTCTCCATCTTTCTCACCATACCCTTCACTATCTTCCTATGACCTCCCCTCACATCATCGTCATCACTCTCGTCCCAGATCGAGCCTTCAGACTTAAACCCATCATGATCCGCAACCTGAAAATCTTCATCGCTAGTCTCATGATCCTCATTATCAGTTGAAGACCAAAGCAAATCATATTCAGTCTCATGATCCTCATTATCAGTTGAAGACCAAAGCAaatcatattcatgatcatcttcgtcatcatcatcatcaaccgACAATACAACCGGGTTGTCAGATACACAACCACAGTTATCATCGTCAAAGTTCTCAACTTTATCATCCCACATAAAACACCCTTCATCTTCGTCactcttctcttctatttcATCACAAAATATATTGCTCTCAGAATCCCTCATCCTCTCTTCAAACTCACTGCCGTCGTCATCATCACTGATTTCAATTGGGTCATCCTCATGTCCTCCCAAACCCTGAGAATCACTTTCAGATACTCTTTCACTATTCATTGAAACAGCTGCAGAAGATGATGACGAAGGGACTGATACAGGTTCAATTTTCACACGTGTATCTTCACCCTTCGAGAAAACAGCTTCAGGTTCCCGTGTCTTCTTCTTCCGACTCATTATTAACGCATTCTCAAATAACTTTCTCCTCTTGTAACGCGTCCTGCAAGCAATGGGAGCTCCTGGATTCATTTCACTAAGAAAAGACAatgcaaaaaggaaaaattttcCTTTCTGCAAACCAAAATCGTTACTTTTTTACTCTGAGTGGTGAAGGGATAACCTGCATGAAGAAACCATCAAAAGAAGATATTTATGGTAATGATGAGTTCATGtgtggaaaaagaaaaactatgaGAGAGAATGGCTTTAGGAAATAGTAAATTTGGCGCCCTATACCAAGGAGAATTGACTGAAGGAAAGATTTATTTGACAGGTAACTCAAGACAGTGTGACTTATGaagtttatattttcaaaactaatttttggaaattttttatacaaaaatccatttgtcaaaatatttacaaaaagataatattctttaaaatttaataacagaAATAAACCTGTTTCTAAATCAAAGAAAAACtgaattttaagtaattatagTATTATTAACTGCATGAAagttattttaacattttcataaaaatttattcctTAAAATATTCATGatagatttaaattattttattttattttataaaaataattttggtatatatttgtttaactaatatatatatatatatatattatttatgcacatgttttatttcatgtataactttactaaaaaaaacacctaattttaattatacaataagttttaataaaaaaatatcgtatttatggattaaattaaatataattttaattatatttactatatatagagGAAGAGGGTTAATATTTGTGcattataatatacaaaaattataaaagaaattgaattaaagttattgttctttttttattactttcaatataataatttaagttaaatatgTATTTCCATAGTAAAAATAtagaactaaaataattaaaaaataattaaaataaatgaataattacaataaaataaaattaattgatagtGATTACCAAAATCTgacacaaaatatttaaattcaaatattaagtataaataatgcagaaaaataaatcattttacataatttttaaaaagaaaaataataaaattaaatgattaaaaaaagtaGGTGCTTTAGTTATAGTATAGATTTAATATTGAGaactaaatttgttttttaatcttcatattagaagttaataattttaaattattcaatacaCTATTAAAGACATACAAAGCTTAACATATGTCTACTAATACAAGTATTTCATATTACTCATGACCATATCATTTTTCAAACATGCTACCAAATATTCAAATGAAGACAAATTTCATTTTGGAATTTGTAAATTGGGCCCTTCTAAATTATTCTAACTCATTAAAGAAAATACCAcgttttaaacaaaatattaccaCTTTACATTACATTGGGgcaattaataatttaaaaagtctaaaatatttaaaaaagaaagcgttatatttaaaatttactttttgaatgcttttataaattatgataattaatttcatattataactaatAGTTCTTCGATAccatctaaataaatttcattcccgtcaaaatatatatgtaaaatataactCCACTTGAatattatgccattgaatacaTTAGAGTTTTCAATTTCACATTCACACAAGAAAGTAACTGGCACGGGCTAAAAGAATAATAAGTAACTATCCGATAAATATACTAATAAACACAATTCAATAAGTTCTATTTAGTATTATTGGCCAaattagataaatattattaacaaaagaGATTTTGTTGATTTAGTTATCATATATTAAAGTATACTCAAATATTAGCAGTTTGACCTTTTGTACATAAATAGCcaattttgaagtaaaaatCAGTATTTAggtaaaaaaattcaaatttatcgAAGTAGGCAAGTTATGGGGTCTAGACGATTTCAAATGAAAATGTTGTGCCCTCTGCACGACTTCACCCTTACACAGTGGTCAGGGGTGAAGTCGTGCATCCCAAAAACGATTTTAGggtgttgtaatcgattataacatgtaatcgattacaacgtGTCAAAGTCGTGTAAGAGGACACACCTTCACCTTGTATAAGAAAAAATGTatctgataatcgattacaccatGGTTGTAATAGATTACCAGCAGGTTTTATGGACAAAAACTCTCTGGTAATCAATTGCAATCATGTTGTAATTGATTATCAGAGACATTTTTGGTGTTAAACCAAATAGTTTTATTGGTTCTTGACCATCAATGTAGGTTATGTTTATTGATTACATTGACATACTTTTTTAACATATGTGTATGCTATTGTTGtgtagttattttaattattgtaaacACATGGTTGTTATCACATTGACATGTATCATTATGTTTAGGATGAGTCATTTTTTGAATGTAAATACAAATGAAAAGCATAAAAGAAAGTCATAAAGGAAatgttaactattttattaaattgtaaatGCATTACAAATCAAAAggctaaaaataaaattactcgaaaatacaatgaaattgaaatttatctATGAAGAAGATCTGTCATGTGGACCAAAATGACGTCGCAGATACTGCATGTCGTGCTCTAGATGTTCAATTCGAGCTCAATTGTATCAAAGCAATCACCCATGTTTAGCTCTAGTTGTTCAAATCTAGCATTCATACTATCATTCATAGTGTTGAAGTTGTCCCCAACAAATGTTCGCAGATCATTGATCCCCCTCATCATGTCATCAAATGAAGAAGTTTGTTGTTGAAGAAGGGGAGGTGGTTGTTGTTGAGGACCTCCTGAAGGATGAGCATTTTTGTGAACCCATTGTTggtctatgtttttttttttaaatccaaagGACTCTATAACTTGTCCCGCTATTCTCATCTTCCTGTTTTGTGGGGCATGTATTTCATCATCCAATGGAATTTGAAAATGTTGGAGGATCCGGGTGACCAAAAATGCATAGGGTAAAGGAGCCCCTAGCCTCAAAGCCTTCTTCAACCTATATCAGATGAGATGGCCCTAGTTTATCTGTTTTGTCGTCATTATAATCCATATTAAAAGTAGATCTTTCGATAGCCTATGCAACATTAAAAACACGAGGAAACAAAAAACGACATAGAACATAATGTAATATCCTTACTTCACATCTTTGCAATTTTTTCTTTGCAATCCCATCTTCACATTTCTCACCTAACAACTTTTAATTCATAATGGCATCGTGGAACTTCAGAGCATCTTCATCATCACAAATCATGGACGAACAACCTTTGatattagataatgttgatgaattCAACACATATGATTAATTGGATAACATAGTTGCCGATGAATAGAATGATGACGACCGCATGACATAATCATCTCAACATATCATTCCAGAGCTGCATGAGTGTATGCAATTCCAATCAAAAGAGAACATTGTTTCTGCAATCAAATAATATCACATCAACAACGAATATAAATTCAGCGTTGTTGAATCTTATCCTAACATATATGTTATACGATATTTCGAATACCACAATGGCTGTCAATGACGTTTAAGGGCAGTTATAGCAAAGTCCCTCAACATTGGGAAATGAAGAACATCGACGAACCACATACGTGTTTCTCAACCATACTATATCGAGATCATACAAATCTTGATAGTAATCACATTGCCGCAAtcgtatcaaattttgttaGGACAAATCCTTCCATTCCCATCAAGAGTTTGATTACagatattaaaaatagtttcgGGTATTTTGTGTCATACTTAAAGCTTGGTTGGCGGAAACAAAAGGCTCTTGCTATGGAGTTCGGTGATTGGGAAGATTCTTATCACCATCTGCCCATGTGGTTACATGCGGTCAAAGATGCAAATCCTGGTACAATATTACAATGCACTAGTTCTTCAGC
This sequence is a window from Vigna angularis cultivar LongXiaoDou No.4 chromosome 2, ASM1680809v1, whole genome shotgun sequence. Protein-coding genes within it:
- the LOC108328009 gene encoding SNF2 domain-containing protein CLASSY 4, with translation MNPGAPIACRTRYKRRKLFENALIMSRKKKTREPEAVFSKGEDTRVKIEPVSVPSSSSSAAVSMNSERVSESDSQGLGGHEDDPIEISDDDDGSEFEERMRDSESNIFCDEIEEKSDEDEGCFMWDDKVENFDDDNCGCVSDNPVVLSVDDDDDEDDHEYDLLWSSTDNEDHETEYDLLWSSTDNEDHETSDEDFQVADHDGFKSEGSIWDESDDDDVRGGHRKIVKGMVRKMESDAENSGIRKREGNEQVDEEELWIMADCTSEISSKSEIYKKEGQHAAHKHEAKRVQSVIADSELFGVHGENSDCLMSSEAQEHMKKSDKDYQSVTLQKQTGDSTVVENSARNKNINVDSVDIDDIKRKENQQNKGTGLRSVSFRPKNREKIGDSAKIAIEKDKEGELKYWFNSNNHKKVGAVDDETGDNELYDVPRMPSTLKNKCYKIFTECFMGKNDSVKDDSDKLDEKDNVLLSREPIPSDCCVVNAEKPVENSEQEELDTLWAEMDMLLRAEEIGTQVNNMSKEATENEEGPASKCKHDTIFDEQIGIYCRWCGWIETEIKYITPPFVDSERYGGRMVSSSEGKTSVLEGGLFDESGDDSEAIWSQNEGTVWDLIPDIKQSLYPHQQEGFEFIWKNLEGSIDLAKLKKVHPCNEGGCIISHAPGTGKTKLTMVFLQSYLQLFPKCLPIIIAPSSILLTWEDELRKWKLGIPFHNLNSAELSGKEELINEVDWSGNQRQNKDAIRMVKLCSWYKEKSILLISYNLYEKLAGATSVGGGGGKDKNNKKLGKKKHAKTREYIESGMGKVLRDYPGLLVLDEGHTPRNHNSYIWKVLSESRTQKRVLLSGTPFQNNFLELYNILCLMKPSFPENIPQELKKFCQSRLMQGRKASKEMSWEPVCSGDPADVKINQLKVLMNPFVHVHKGSILEKNLPGLRECVLVLKPDILQQETLESIECSQNVLNFEHKLALVSVHPSLFLSCSLSKKEESIIDKDRLEKIRLNPYAGVKTKFLIEFIRLCDALNEKVLVFSQFIDTLNLIKDQLASALNWTVGMEVLYMYGRLEQKQKQTLIYSFNDAKSRAKVLLASIKASSEGINLIGASRVVLLDVVWNPSVERQAICRAYRLGQKKVVFTYHLLAQGTPECTKYRKQAEKNRLSELVFSNKNSESDKLKRSGVMLEDRVLDVMVQHEKLKDMIGECLIQPRKRDLEILGP
- the LOC108327455 gene encoding uncharacterized protein LOC108327455 — encoded protein: MTFKGSYSKVPQHWEMKNIDEPHTCFSTILYRDHTNLDSNHIAAIVSNFVRTNPSIPIKSLITDIKNSFGYFVSYLKLGWRKQKALAMEFGDWEDSYHHLPMWLHAVKDANPGTILQCTSSSAEIDGQPNNDCCIIKRVFWSFGPRIQGFKYCKPILKVDGTFLTSKYHGALLTAIAQDDNRNLFSFAFAIVEGETKETLI